One genomic region from Mytilus trossulus isolate FHL-02 chromosome 9, PNRI_Mtr1.1.1.hap1, whole genome shotgun sequence encodes:
- the LOC134685318 gene encoding 1,4-alpha-glucan-branching enzyme-like, with amino-acid sequence MDGSLSKVDVPEIQHLLDLDPYLRLHEGEIRRRYGCFQDVIRHIDSTEGGIEKFSRGYESFGLHRTPDNGICMKEWAPGAEGLYLRGEFNNWNQTQYPFTRLEFGKWEIKIPPNQDGSCPIPHNSKVKLVVKTKSGELVDRICPWSKVVKRPKDVPIFEQINWDPPKEQLYQFKHRRPDKPSSLRIYESHVGISSHEGKVNSYKEFTRDLLPRIHDLGYNSIQLMAIMEHAYYASFGYQVTSFFAASSRYGTPEELKELIDTAHSLGIVVLLDVVHSHASKNVVDGLNEFDGTQSCYFHDGGRGTHDLWDSRLFNYTEHEVLRFLLSNLRWWVEEYQFDGFRFDGVTSMLYHTHGMGHGFSGDYNEYFGLNTDTDALVYLMVSNYMLHQLYPSMITVAEEVSGMPALCRPVGEGGGGFDYRLAMAIPDMWIKYLKEFSDDDWDLEKLVHTLINRRYSEKCIAYAESHDQALVGDKSLAFWLMDKEMYTSMAVLSPPNLVIDRGLALHKMIRLITMGLGGEGYLTFMGNEFGHPEWLDFPRIGNNESYHYCRRQYHLANDPNLKYKYLNQFDKAMMHLEKKYNFLSHGQNYISRKHQGDKLVVFERADKLVFVFNFHPNNSYTDYKIGVNIPGKYKLVLDSDAEEFGGHKRLNHDTDFFTANDPWDNRRCSLMVYIPCRTAFVLAKVD; translated from the exons ATGGACGGTTCTCTGTCTAAAGTCGATGTACCAGAAATCCAACATCTCTTAGATTTAGATCCATATCTCAGATTGCACGAAGGAGAAATAAGAAGAAG aTATGGATGTTTCCAAGATGTAATTAGACATATTGATAGTACAGAAGGTGGCATAGAGAAGTTTAGTCGAGGATATGAATCTTTTGGTCTACACAGAACACCAGACAATGGGATTTGTATGAAGGAATGGGCACCGGGAGCAGAAGGATTGTATCTTAGGGGAGAATTCA ACAACTGGAACCAAACACAGTATCCATTTACCAGACTAGAATTTGGCAAATGGGAAATAAAAATTCCTCCAAATCAAGATGGTTCTTGTCCTATCCCTCACAACAGTAAAGTAAAG TTAGTTGTAAAAACCAAATCTGGTGAATTAGTAGACAGAATATGTCCATGGTCAAAAGTagtaaaaagaccaaaagatGTGCCTATTTTTGAACAAATTAACTGGGATCCTCCCAAGGAACAG ctATATCAGTTTAAACATAGACGACCAGATAAACCATCATCATTACGTATATATGAATCACATGTCGGGATAAGTTCACATGAGGGAAAAGTTAATAGCTATAAAGAATTCACAAGGGATCTTCTACCTCGAATACATGATTTAG GTTATAATTCAATACAGTTAATGGCCATTATGGAACATGCATATTATGCTAGTTTTGGTTATCAAGTAACAAGTTTTTTTGCTGCCTCTag tcgATATGGAACCCCAGAAGAATTAAAAGAATTAATAGATACAGCCCACTCCCTAGGTATTGTAGTATTATTAGATGTTGTACACAGTCATGCCTCCAAGAATGTTGTAGATGGATTGAATGAGTTTGACGGAACCCAATCTTGCTACTTCCATGATGGTGGACGAGGCACACATGATTTATGGGATTCACGTCTTTTCAATTATACTGA gCATGAAGTTTTACGCTTTCTTTTGTCCAACTTGCGATGGTGGGTTGAAGAATACCAATTTGATGGATTTAGATTTGATGGTGTGACATCTATGTTGTATCATACTCATGGCATGG GTCATGGTTTCAGTGGAGACTACAATGAATACTTTGGCTTGAACACAGACACAGATGCACTAGTCTACCTAATGGTGTCAAACTATATGTTACATCAGCTGTACCCTAGTATGATAACTGTAGCAGag GAAGTTTCTGGTATGCCAGCCTTATGTCGCCCTGTCGGAGAGGGAGGAGGAGGATTTGACTATAGATTAGCCATGGCTATTCCTGATATGTGGATAAAG TATTTGAAAGAATTTAGTGATGATGACTGGGATCTAGAAAAACTGGTTCATACATTAATCAATAGACGATATAGTGAAAAGTGCATTGCTTATGCTGAGAGCCACGATCAAGCCTTGGTTGGTGACAAAAGCTTAGCATTCTGGTTAATGGACAAAGAAATGTACACATCTATGGCAGTATTGTCTCCCCCTAATCTGGTGATAGACAGAGGATTAGCACTACATAAAATGATACGCCTGATTACAATGGGTTTAGGTGGAGAGGGATATCTAACTTTCATGG GAAATGAATTTGGACATCCAGAATGGTTGGATTTTCCCAGGATAGGAAATAATGAGAGTTACCATTACTGCAGACGACAGTATCATTTAGCAAACGATCCaaacttgaaatataaatacttgaatCAATTTGACAAAGCAATGATGCACCTAgagaaaaagtataattttctGAGTCATGGtcag aattATATTAGCAGAAAACATCAGGGTGATAAACTAGTGGTATTTGAGAGAGCTGACAAATTGGTGTTTGTATTTAActtccatccaaataacagttATACAGATTATAAAATAGGAGTCAACATTCCTGGAAA ATACAAATTAGTACTAGATTCTGATGCTGAAGAGTTTGGTGGACACAAAAGATTAAATCATGATACAGATTTCTTTACAGCTAATGATCCATGGGACAATAGGAGATGTAGTTTAATG GTATACATTCCTTGTCGAACAGCGTTTGTGTTGGCCAAAGTTGATTGA
- the LOC134683699 gene encoding E3 SUMO-protein ligase ZBED1-like, producing the protein MSALKHFVFPDHAPNSGTVKAKCKYCPTNISGNAKTTSNFVTHLKRKHRDIFIQSKSEDGTQISQTNISNFTKSTSVSKYSANDASQMQITDALVSFVAGNLTPLSVVESPDFKTFVESLNPKYQLPSRKHLSTKLLHQKASNIQSNIKEKLRSAESVCLTIDLWSNRQMKGFLVSLYLTCIYL; encoded by the exons atgtctgCTTTGAAACACTTTGTGTTTCCTGATCATGCACCAAATTCTGGGACTGTGAAGGCAAAATGCAAATATTGTCCAACAAACATCTCTGGCAATGCCAAAACAACATCAAACTTTGTGACACATTTAAAG aGAAAGCACAGAGACATTTTCATTCAAAGTAAATCTGAGGATGGTACACAAATATCGCAAACAAATATAAGCAACTTTACAAAATCTACATCAGTTTCAAAATACTCTGCCAATGATGCTTCTCAAATGCAGATTacagatgctttggtttcatttgTAGCTGGAAATTTAACACCACTCTCAGTTGTAGAGAGTCCTGATTTCAAGACCTTTGTCGAATCATTGAATCCAAAATATCAACTTCCTAGCAGGAAACATCTTTCTACCAAACTATTACATCAGAAAGCAAGCAAtattcaatcaaatataaagGAAAAATTACGCTCAGCAGAAAGTGTGTGTCTGACTATCGATTTATGGTCTAATCGTCAGATGAAGGGATTCTTAGTATCACTTTActtaacttgtatatatttatga